From a single Pseudorasbora parva isolate DD20220531a chromosome 15, ASM2467924v1, whole genome shotgun sequence genomic region:
- the jun gene encoding transcription factor AP-1, producing the protein METTFYDDSVNSAFSQHDSATFGYNHKTMKQNMTLNLTDPAGNLKPHLRAKANDILTSPDVGLLKLASPELERLIIQSSNGLITTTPTPTQFLCPKNVTDEQEGFAEGFVRALAELHHQHMPNVTSAPQTTINNSMAPVSSMAGGAVFSSSMRSDPPVYADLNTFNPAISTANPAMNYTSAPPQHTVNTQLPVQHPRLQALKEEPQTVPEMPGETPPLSPIDMESQERIKAERKRMRNRIAASKCRKRKLERISRLEDKVKNLKSQNSELASTANMLREQVAQLKQKVMNHVNSGCQLMLTQQLQTF; encoded by the coding sequence ATGGAAACTACTTTCTACGATGACTCTGTAAACAGCGCTTTCTCTCAGCATGACAGCGCTACTTTTGGATACAACCACAAGACTATGAAACAGAACATGACGCTAAATCTGACCGACCCAGCCGGCAACCTGAAGCCCCACCTGAGGGCCAAAGCCAACGACATCCTCACCTCCCCCGACGTGGGACTGCTCAAGCTGGCTTCGCCGGAGTTGGAGAGGCTCATCATCCAGTCCAGCAACGGCCTGATCACTACAACGCCGACTCCGACCCAGTTTCTGTGTCCCAAAAACGTGACCGACGAGCAAGAGGGGTTTGCGGAGGGCTTCGTGAGGGCACTGGCCGAGCTTCATCACCAGCACATGCCCAACGTCACCTCGGCACCCCAAACAACCATTAACAACAGCATGGCACCTGTGTCGTCCATGGCAGGTGGCGCGGTGTTCAGCTCTTCCATGCGCTCCGACCCGCCGGTGTACGCGGACCTGAACACTTTCAACCCCGCGATCAGCACGGCTAACCCAGCGATGAACTACACGAGCGCCCCGCCACAGCACACCGTCAACACGCAACTGCCCGTCCAGCACCCGCGGCTTCAGGCGCTGAAAGAGGAGCCCCAGACGGTGCCAGAGATGCCCGGCGAGACCCCACCTCTCTCCCCCATTGACATGGAGAGCCAGGAGCGGATTAAAGCCGAGAGGAAGCGCATGAGGAACCGAATCGCCGCGTCCAAATGCCGGAAGAGGAAGCTTGAGAGGATCTCCCGGCTGGAGGACAAAGTCAAGAACCTGAAGTCGCAGAACTCGGAGCTGGCGTCCACCGCCAACATGCTGCGCGAGCAAGTGGCACAGCTCAAGCAGAAAGTCATGAACCACGTCAACAGCGGATGCCAGCTTATGTTGACTCAACAGCTGCAGACGTTCTGA